Below is a genomic region from Haliotis asinina isolate JCU_RB_2024 chromosome 14, JCU_Hal_asi_v2, whole genome shotgun sequence.
aaacgGTTCCTTCGTTTCGGGCGCACATTGGCAGGGGACAGTTTCCTGAGGTTTGGCAGACAATTCTACAGAATAGGAAAGGATGGGGACGATATGGAGAAAAGATTTTTGAGATTCGGGCGTTCTGATCCAGATCTTGATGACGTCATTCGCGCTTCATTACTCGCATATTCATTGGACGATTCACCAAACAATAGACGCAGGCGATCTGTTGCTACTGCCCCGGTCGAGGCCAAAGCTGTAGAGGCTGGAAACAAGGACATTGAGAAAAGAGACGCCGATGAGCTGACAAGTGAAGACAAGCGCTTCATGCGGTTCGGGAGATCTGGAGAAGATGAAAAGAGATTTATGAGGTTCGGCAAGTCGGGAGAAGAAGAAAAGAGGTTTATGAGGTTCGGGAAGTCGGGAGATGCAGAGAAGAGATTTATGAGGTTCGGTCGGGCTGGGGAAGAAGAGAAGAGGTTTATGAGGTTTGGGCGTGCTGGTGAAGACGAAAAACGGTTCATGAGATTCGGAAAGAGCGGCGAAGAGGAAAAGAGGTTCATGAGATTTGGCAGAGCTGGTGAAGATGGTGAAGAaattgaagatgaagatgaagggaTCGAAGCGGACAAAAGGTTCATGAGATTTGGTCGTGACGGCGAAGACGAGAAACGATTCATGAGATTCGGGAAGAGTGGAGAAGATGAGAAGAGGTTTATGCGATTCGGCAAACGTTTCATGAGATTTGGCCGTGACGGACAAGACAAGAGATTCATGAGGTTTGGCAAGAGGTTTATGAGGTTCGGGAAGCGAGATTCTGGTGAAGGCAGTTCAGAGAAAGCCGAAACTGCCGAGAGTTAGGTTGTGTCATCACAAAGACTATGATTCTTTAAACATAGTATATCATATTTTGGGCAATATGTCTCTTTATACTGAAAATGTTTGGGGCGGTGTGAGAGTGAGGGGCTTGGACTGTTCGCTGTTTCACATCCACCACCATTAAAGAACGTGAGTCTATCATCCTGAAACTGCTTCAATTGTCCTGGCATGGTTCCTGTGGCCAGCTGCGATATTGGGTGTTCACCTTTGTTTACGtacatacattgattgattgttgaaGTATTTACAATGAAACTGTAAATAAAATCCATCCAAACATGGATCGTGTTCATTGTCTTTTCAAATTTGTAAAGATCTTTGCAATGTTAGATTTGAGGTTAGGTTTTAGATTTGAATACAAAGAACATGGGTAGTTGCTTAAACGTTATACCATGTCGTTGACGCCACGGTTCTCATCTATACCACCATGTCCctgggtggtgaggtagccaagtggataaAGCGATCCCGAGCCACGTTGTAAGTCCAGGTTGGAATCACTACATGGGTTtaaagcccatttatggttgtggtaatatttctaaaatcgGCATACAATCCCAGACACGATGTCGAAGGGTCATGTCCCTTTAGTTAACAGGAAACGCTATTTGGGGATTCGAAATATAGTTTGTGTTCGATAATAATCAACAGTTTGTGAGCACATTTTGCTTTTTATGATCACTGAAAAGTAACACATCCTGATAAACTCACAATCTATCACAGATCTTGACTTGATTGTAAAGTTGTGGTACTCATACCATATCATTTTCCACTTATACATTATACATCAGCCTTGAGAATAACAGGTCTGTATTATCTGCCGATACAGAGTTGAACGGTGAAATGTAAGAACGAGATTCCTGAAGTATATTCGCGAAAAGACAAAGTATGTCCTACTTAGCTGGTAGCACTCACCATGCGCATGGGAAAATGTAAGCGGACAACTGTTCAGAACGCGGTTGATCCTAAACGGTCTCAACGGAATAGTGGAGTTGGGTTGCTCGTCAGGTCGGTTCccatatggttacaatgtgtggagtCATCTGGTGCTACCAGATATATCTGCAAAGTTGACACTCCATAAATTGTGACTTTATGACATGTGCTAACCTATTTTAAGTTACAGTGCCGTTCTTGAAAGTTGAGGTCTGGCGTCGAATGTTGTGTTACCCTAACATTAGAAGCAGATTCCAATTTGAGAAGTCCAGTCATTGAAGCGTAGTCCAAATCCCTTGTCAAATCAGGACTTCACGTTAGTGATTAGTTTCTGATGGCAATTAACATTGCTGAACATCGGACAGGTTTGGGATAATTGAAATAACACATTAAAGGCGACATATCACTGGCACTACATTCGGACCCAAAAATATTTGTTCTCGTAAAAACCATCAATTATTAAGAATTAACTTAGAACCCCGATCCACTTGCTCCCGTCCGAGATATGATTCTTCTTATGAATTCTTCATGCACATTGATTGATGTAGACACCACCTCTATTTTCCTTTTCACTAAAATATAATTGTTTTCCCCGAGGTGTTAAGAACCTAGATAcaattatcaaaagcttggttCATGAACACAACGTTACCTGTGTCTGGCGTTATTTCCCAGGAGCAAAACGTCATTTTTTATAAGGAAATGGGTTGTATAGAAAACGTTGTTCATTTAGAGCTGTTTAAGAAATGCAAGAGAAATATATGGATTTTAAGAAACTGATACGTATTTGACATAAAGATCAGACACGCCTGTCTCTATTCCACCACAACTTGTCTGATGTAGTAGTGCGCTCTTAGTAAAGACAGGTGATATGTAAATGGTGACGATTGCTGATGTTGGTTATTTGCTGAATCTAACGAATCTGTGTGTATGTCGTTTAATGTCGCAACCGGCAAGTACGAactagacattccagtgatcgatattgtgAGCGAACATCGCCTTTGGGGTACATTGTCAAGCTGTTCCCCGCTTGACCATGATCTGGCCATGGGATTCACATTTCCGCCTGTCTAAATGGATTTGTGAGTAAATGGAGGTTGCTTCGAGATGGCATCTGCAATATTACATTCTAGCATCGCATTCCGGTATAAGCCAATACGGGCTATTCAAGATAGTACATGTATTAGTATACTAGGCATTTGTacagcgccgatatccagttctCCAGTTCAACTTctcaagggcgctttgtttCCCCTCGATCATGTCCATCTCAACCCCCTAGGATCATACAGCCGATAGGAAGCTGAGTCAGGCAAGGCTACCATATTCTGGCAGCCAGGGTTGACCGAAGTTAAACTTGAGGTCTAAGCTGTCAATCAAGGGGAACTTGGGCCATAAACATATACGATACATGGACAAGTGCTAGGAGGAGAATCCAAACACGCGAATATAACATACAGCTATGAGATGTGAGCAGAGTTTTATCAGAGTTGTACTGCCTGACAAAGTCATTGCATACATTCTATTTCATATGTGTTAAGGGGCGgtatggtagcctagtggttaaagatccgggtttgatcacccccccccccccccccacacacacacacacacaatgtactCTCCGCTAAGGATgttcaaaatacagaaaaaagaaaaccaGCTGATATGTTATGAAATAGTTCAAATATCTACTTGAAATCTTGAAATCTGAAAGTCGCACCTGCAACCAAGGTGTCCAGTAGGTGTGGACAAAGCAATGGTTGGTCAACCATTTAACATATATTGGTTCACTAGACTCGAGCTTTGTATTAAAATGGACAGCAAGTAGTGTGATTCATGGTAGCCGGACCCATATTTTTAACTACCATCTTCTGTTTGGTAGCATGGTAGTTTGGATTTTCGTTGAAACAGCTTCTAAGGCAGAGAACCAACCCCTAAAGGTCCCGTCCTTTTAGTTTGTCAGAAACTTTTAGTTGAGGGCTCAAATCCCGGTCCCGCTTTGTGTTTCATGGTTTGATAGATTCATTCACATACTAGCAAGATTCATCAAAGTCGTGAACGTTTCAAGATTGCATAACATTACCCACATGTACCTGAAACACTGCTGTAACTGAAAAAATGCGCATTCAATCACTCACAGGGAAACAAACAGCGAAATGTGAAACGAAAGTTTTAGTTCACACCACAATCGAAAGACAAAACCTCAAACTGTCAAATTCAGGAGAGGTGTAGGGAAAAGGGTGTTTAGCTGTCAAAATGGTTGCATTTATCTAAACGTCAAGCGTGGGTGACTGCTTGCTTCCTTTCAATAGGCACTAGTCCGCTGGGATAACCTCCATATTAACATGAAAACCCGTTGAGACACAGTGTACTGTCCCCGAGCCAATCAGGCGTTTCTCCCTGAATGGAGAACGCCGCGTAACACGTACCATATTGTCTGACTTCTGACGCGACCAGGGAATCGAACCACCTACTGCCCACACTCGGGGCACTTCATGTGTATTCACTACGACACCCAGGATGGTGTTTTATTCATTATGTCTTGGGTTGTACAAAGCGAGACACAGAGATATACATCAGTTAGAAACAATCCACAAAGTTATTCACGAACTTATATACGCCCATGTTATTCTGGTGATATGTCCATCAAGGTTCGTAAAACGTACACGCTTCACAGAAACAATCCCGAGagagatacattcaaatcccgTGGAGAGCAATGTAATCTGTAGTTAGTGTTGTGGCATTGAATTTGTAAATGCACAAACCCTTCCAAACAATCAATGAGCAAATCTTATGCATTAAGGCAATACTTATCACTGGCAACATAGACAATAGCATTGTACCTTGGGAATCACAAACCTAAGCCGGACGTTCAGTATAAATGCTCCTGTTTGAAGCACACAAAATATCTATTCCACGCAAGTCTCGAGTCTAACGCCCAGTCTGTCATATCTATACATATTTCAGTATACGGTGTCTTGTGGCGTGTGTAGATAACAGATCCCATGTAATTTCCGACCTGATGGGGAAGAGTTCAAAGACACATCGATATACACTCTCCAACTCGGACACACGGGGCTAAATTACATCTAATGACCACTCGCGTTACATCAGAAGATGGTCAATATAGACACCGAATTAATCATGTTAAACCTCCTTCTGATGCTGATTAACCACAGAGGAGAAGCATGGTGTCCCTCAGGCGATCAGGCGCGACTTCAGCAGTTCTACTACCGACTCGACTAACTGCTGTAGACAAATTATCCTAGAGCTGTTTCCCCGAACAAAGGTTTAACATGAGATGATTCGCCCGCCAACTCTCATTTCACACGTGTGATCCTCCGAGGTCGTGGTAATTTGATTGGCAACATGGGTTATGATATTGTTTTGAGAAGAAGTGTAAATACGGTAATGGGTAATGTGATTGGTAGAGGTACATGACCATCCGGTCACAGTCAGACTATCCCCAGACCGCAAAGGTTCAAATGTGAGCGCTGTGTTGCGTGTGACCCGGGATGAGCTGCGGCTGGTGGGTGTTTGGAGGCTGGGGAAAGTACAAACAACACCGTAGCAACATAGCGTCTCAAGCCTTGACATTTGTCAGTCACTtcaatgtacatatgtatatatgtatgcctatctgtatggatatacatATCTGGGTTTCCTTGTCACTTTCACAAGTCTCATAAGTGTTTATTTATCCCAGGAACTAAGAGGCTGGACCAGGAACAGGTATCGATTTACATATATACCTTGAAGAACCGTATGTGTTTTTTGTCATGTGTCCGTATATGTCAACGACATCAAATAATGTACATACCCTAGTCAGCCATAAGTAAAATGTGAAAGGTTCTGCAGAGTTTGTAAAACACACGCGATTCAGTAAACAACTGTACAAACGTGAATGCCGACATCAACACATGGGCCGACAGGGTGTTCAGTAGGTTCAAACGTGTAGTCCAAAGACACATCGCTTCAACTGTTTGTATTTAATATTCTATATAAACACTTGGTACATTTACGTGAATACACGTAAACATACTTATTACGTGAGCAAATTCGCACGGGTCAAGTGGGGTATCCCCTGGTCCATGTATAAACATCCCTGCAGGGTCAGTTCTGACGTGGTATGTCGGCTGGGTCACAATATCTTGACCTTCATCCTCGTGTCACTGTGCCAGGAGTCGTGACTCATCCCCTGCACTTTAAGACAGACACGTGTGCTTATAAAAAGCCCAAcacattatttatttaaattcaCAATCGATGTTATACACAACTCTCGTTTTAAACTTTGGTAAGTAAGTCAGTATACTATGATTCGTACTTAAATACAAAGTGATATGGCCACGTGTCTCCCGTGTCTGACATTaagctggtgagtgagtgagtgagtgagttgagtttaaaCCTGTTTTGAACAATAGTTCAGTTACACCACGTTGCATCATCTTCATGTCGGAAGATAGCACGATACGTTAACTCTCCAACGATTCCGAC
It encodes:
- the LOC137261896 gene encoding FMRFamide neuropeptides-like, encoding MRPWTSVALLAVVLIKWISCINGFSDFCNKPVNSRICAILSGGPPQNEEKRFLRFGRTLAGDSFLRFGRQFYRIGKDGDDMEKRFLRFGRSDPDLDDVIRASLLAYSLDDSPNNRRRRSVATAPVEAKAVEAGNKDIEKRDADELTSEDKRFMRFGRSGEDEKRFMRFGKSGEEEKRFMRFGKSGDAEKRFMRFGRAGEEEKRFMRFGRAGEDEKRFMRFGKSGEEEKRFMRFGRAGEDGEEIEDEDEGIEADKRFMRFGRDGEDEKRFMRFGKSGEDEKRFMRFGKRFMRFGRDGQDKRFMRFGKRFMRFGKRDSGEGSSEKAETAES